The sequence below is a genomic window from Rhizobium sp. NXC14.
TGTGGCCTTTCTGTATCCGCCAAATCCGTTGACATCATTCGACCCCCCTCTTATCTGTCACGCAACCTCGCGTCCAGAACAGTTTCCGGGCGTTTCAAGGCGTGCGCCTGATTTTCGGCTGGGCCACGGACAAGAAACGTCGCGGATGAATATTGAGAAAGGACCAGTCACATGGTCAGCTTTGGCGGTATAGCCCGCAAGTTATTTGGGTCGTCCAATGATCGCCGCGTGCGGTCCTACCAGCCGAACGTCGCCGCGATCAACTCCATCGAAGAGAAGACGAAGGCGCTGACGGACGAGCAGCTCGCGGCAAAGACCGTCGAATTCCGCGCCCTTCTCGCCGAAGGCAAGACGCTCGACGACATTCTGATTCCCGCCTTCGCCGTCGTGCGCGAGGCGTCGCGCCGCGTTCTCGGCCTGCGACCTTTTGACGTACAGCTGATCGGCGGCATGATCCTGCATTCGAATGCGATCGCCGAGATGAAGACCGGCGAAGGCAAGACCCTCGTCGCCACCCTGCCGGTCTATCTAAACGCGCTTTCCGGCAAGGGCGTGCACGTCGTCACCGTCAACGACTATCTTGCCCAGCGCGATGCCGCGACCATGGGCCGCGTCTACGGCTTCCTCGGCATGACCACAGGCGTCATCGTCCATGGCCTCTCTGACGAGGAGCGCCGCGCGGCCTATGCCTGCGACATCACCTATGCCACCAACAACGAGCTCGGCTTCGATTATCTGCGCGATAACATGAAGTACGAGAAGAATCAGATGGTCCAGCGCGGCCACAATTTCGCGATCGTCGACGAAGTCGACTCGATCCTCGTCGACGAAGCGCGCACGCCGCTGATCATCTCCGGTCCGCTCGACGACCGTTCCGAGCTCTACAATACGATCGACGCCTTCATTCCGCTGCTCGCGCCCAGCGATTACGAGATCGACGAGAAGCAGCGTTCCGCCAACTTCTCCGAAGAGGGCACCGAGAAGCTGGAAAACCTGCTGCGTCAGGCCGGCCTCTTGAAGGGTAACGCGCTCTACGACATCGAGAACGTCGCGATCGTCCACCACATCAACAATGCGCTGAAGGCCCACAAACTCTTCCAGCGCGACAAGGACTATATCGTCCGCAACGACGAAGTCGTCATCATCGATGAATTCACCGGCCGCATGATGCCGGGCCGGCGTTATTCGGAAGGCCAGCACCAGGCGCTCGAAGCCAAGGAAAAGGTGCAGATCCAGCCGGAAAACCAGACGCTGGCGTCGATCACTTTCCAGAACTACTTCCGCATGTACGACAAGCTCGCCGGCATGACAGGCACGGCGCAGACCGAAGCGGAAGAATTCGCCAACATCTATAATCTCGACGTGGTCGAAGTCCCGACCAACCTGCCAATCAAGCGTATCGACGAGGACGATGAGGTTTATCGGACCTTCGACGAGAAGTTCAAGGCGATCATCGACGAGATCCTCGATGCTCATAAGCGCGGTCAGCCGGTGCTCGTCGGTACGACCTCGATCGAGAAGTCGGAGCTGCTTGCCGAGCGCCTGCGCAAGCAGGGTTTCAACGACTTCCAGGTGCTGAACGCCCGCTACCACGAGCAGGAAGCCTATATCGTCGCCCAGGCCGGTGTACCGGGCGCCGTCACGATCGCCACCAATATGGCCGGCCGCGGCACCGACATTCAGCTCGGCGGCAACCTGGAAATGCGTATCGAACGCGAGCTCGGCGATGTCGAAGCCGGTCCGGAGCGCGACGCAAAGGTCCAGGCGATCGTCGAGGAAATCAAAACTCTCAAGGAAAAGGCGCTTGCTGCCGGCGGTCTCTACGTCATCGCCACCGAACGCCACGAAAGCCGCCGTATCGACAACCAGCTGCGCGGCCGCTCCGGCCGTCAGGGCGACCCCGGCCGCTCGAAATTCTACCTTTCGCTTCAGGACGACCTGATGCGCATCTTCGGCTCCGACCGCATGGACAGCATGCTGACCAAGCTCGGCCTCAAGGAGGGCGAGGCGATCGTCCATCCGTGGATCAACAAGGCTCTCGAGCGCGCGCAGAAGAAGGTCGAAGCCCGCAACTTCGATATCCGCAAGAATCTGCTGAAGTATGACGACGTCCTCAACGATCAGCGCAAGGTGATTTTTGAGCAGCGTCTCGAGCTGATGGAATCGACCAATATTTCCGAGACCGTCTCCGACATGCGCCGCGAAGTGATCGAGGATCTGGTCGAAAAGCATATCCCCGAGCGCGCCTATGCCGAACAGTGGGATGCCGTCGGCCTGAAGACCGGCGTTGCCAATATCCTGAACCTCGATCTGCCGATCGAGGAGTGGTTCAAGGAAGAAGGCATCGGCGAGGATGACATTCGCGAGCGCCTGACGCAGGCCGCCAATGCCGCCTTTACGGAAAAGGCCGAGCGCTTCGGCGACGACATCATGCATTATGTCGAACGCTCGATCGTCATGCAGACGCTCGATCATCTCTGGCGCGAGCATATCGTTAACCTCGACCATCTGCGCTCCGTCATCGGTTTCCGCGGTTATGCCCAGCGCGATCCGCTGCAGGAATACAAGTCCGAAGCCTTCGAGCTTTTCACCGGCCTCCTCAACAATCTGCGCGAGGCCGTCACCGCTCAGCTGATGCGCGTCGAACTGGTGCAGCAGGCGCCTGCAGAGCCCGAACCGCCGGTGATGCAAGCTCATCACCTGGATCCGACGACAGGCGAGGACGATTTCGCCCCGATCTACCAAGCTTCCGAAGTCTTCGTCTCACCTGAGAACCGGAATCCGGACGATCCCGCCACCTGGGGCAAAGTCGGGCGCAACGAGGCTTGCCCCTGCGGTTCCGGCAAGAAATACAAGCATTGCCACGGCGCCTTCGAGCAGGTCTGAGGCAAATCGCGAAAAACTGGAAATGCCGCCTTGGGGCGGCATTTTCTTTTCTGCGGCAGCACCGAAACCCGGCCTTCGCAGCCGAATCGCGACCTGATCCGGAACCGTTTCTTAACCCTGCTCTGTCAAGACTTCAGAGACGATTTGCCTGACCTCAGAGTTTTGCGTGTTCATCATGGCGGTCATAGAAACAGCGGAGAAACTGCTGCCCGCGGGCCTGCGCCCGATCGGCGGCCGCACGCTGCGCATGTTAGCCGCCATGCTCACCGAACGCGGCGAAAAAGCCAATGCCCGTCGCATGGCGCTGACGGCCTTTTCGATCCGTATCCTCAGCGCCGCGCTCGCCTTTATCTCGCAGATCGTGCTCGCACGGCTGATGGGCGAATATGAATATGGCATCTTCGTTTTCATCTGGGTTTTGATCGTTGTCTTCGGCGATCTCTCCTGCCTTGGCTTCCACACCGCGATCGTCCGCTTTCTGCCGCAGTACAAGGCGGCGGGCGCCTTCGACGAAATCCGCGGCCTGACCGGCACGGCACGCATTTTTGCGATGCTTTCCGGCACGGTGATGCTCGCCGCCGGCATGATCGGGCTGCATTTCTTCGGCGATAGGATCGAAAGCTACTATCTCGTCCCGATCTTCATCGGCCTGCTTGCCATGCCGATGATCGCGCTCGGCGATATTCTGGAGGGCACGTCGCGGGCGAACCATTGGCCGGTGATGGCGCTGAGCCCGGTCTATATCATCCGGCCGATTCTCATCATCGCCTTCATGCTGATCGCGATTGCGATGGGCGCAGAGCATACGGCTGTCACTGCCATGCAGGCAGCGCTTGTCGCGACCTTCGTCACCGCTCTTGGCCAGTATGGCGCGACACTCTTGCGCCTCCGCCGGCATTATGACGAAGGTCCGCGCAAGGTCAATTTCCTCGCCTGGCTGAGCGTCGCCTTCCCGATCTTCCTCATTGAGGGCGTGAGTTTCCTGCTCACCAATTCCGATGTCATCATTGTCGGCATTTTCCTTGAACCGCACGACGTCGCCGTCTATTTCGCCGCCGCCAAGACCATGGCGCTGGTGCATTTCATCAATTTCTCGGTCAAGGCCGCTTCCGGCCCGCGCTTTTCCTCGATCATTGCCGAATGCGATCAATCCCAGCTCGCCAACGCCGCTGTCGACGCCGCCCGCTGGACCTTCTGGCCGGCGCTGGTGGTCGGCCTTGCGGTGCTCGCGACCGGCCATCTGCTGCTGTCGCTGTTCGGCGGCGCCTTCACGTCAGGCTATCTTGTCATGGCGATCCTGCTTGCCGGCATCCTTGCCAAGTCGCTGGTCGGCCCGGCTGAAACGCTGCTGATGATGGCGGGCAAGCAGAACCTCTGTGTGGCGCTCTATGCCGGCGCATTGGCTGCCAATGTCGGCCTCAACCTTGCTTTGATCCCGCACCACGGCATCGAAGGCACCGCCGTCGCCACGGCCTCGGCCATGGCGGTCGAGGCTATCCTCCTGCATGTCGCCGTGCGCCGCACGCTCGGCATCGCCCTATTCGCCTTCGCCAGCCCCTCCGCCGCAATGCCAGAAATGAGAGTTCGATAGATGGTGCGCCTGCCCCCCGTCACCGAAAGCACCGACAGCATCAGCAACCGCATGATCCATGAACTCGCGGCGCTGCATTTCGAAGCGCCGCAGGCCGAAGCCCGTGCCGAGATCGGCCGGCCGGGGCGCGAGCTCTGCCTCTATCCTGGCAAGCTCGGCTACGAACTTCAGGATGAGCTCGACTTCCTGTCCAACCGGGCGATGGAACCAAACGTCTTTTTCTCCGGCCGCTTCCTTGCGCCCGCCATGCCGCGGATCGAAGACCGGCAGGTCAATTTCGCCCTGATCCGCGATCACGGCGCCGGCCGTAGCCGCATGCGTTTCCTCCTGCCGTTTTCGGTCGACAGACCGGGCTTTGCCGTCGGCCCCTCGATCATCCGCGGCTGGTCGAACAGCTTCGGTCCGCTGGGCACACCGCTCGTCGACAGCGAAGATGCGGCCGAAACCCTCGACAATTTCTTCGAGGGACTGACCGTTCCCGACCTCAACCTGCCGAGCACGCTGGTCTTGCCGGATCTGAGATTGAACGGCATTTTCGTGCGCATGCTCAAGGCCGTGGCGCTCGGCCGCAACCTGCCGCTCACCGTGGCCAATCCCTATCTGCGCCCCATGCTGCAGAGTGAGGAAGAGGCGCCCGCCTATCTCGGCAAAACAATATCCTCGTCGCATATGCGCGAGATGCGCCGACAGTGGCGCCTGCTTGAGGAACAGGGAACGGCGGTCTATGCCGTCGCCCGTCAGCCGCGCGACGTCCACGTCCGCTTCGAAGAATTCCTGGCAATGGAGGCCGGCGGCTGGAAGGGCAAACGCCGAAGTGCTCTCGTCACCGATCGCTACCATACCGCCTTCGCGCGCGAAGCCGTCTCGAACCTTGCCGCCGTCGACGCCGTGCGCATCCATACGATCGATCTCAACGGCAAGGCGATCGCCGCCATCGTCGTTCTGATGATGGGCGGCGAGGCCTATACCTGGAAGACGGCCTATGACGAGAACTATGCCCGCTATTCGCCGGGCAAGCTCCTGATGAGCGAGCTCACGGAATGGCATCTCGATGACGCCAATATCGTGCGCTCGGATTCCTGCGCCGTCTCCGACCACCCGATCATGAGCCGCTTTTGGCAGGAGCGCGAGGAGATGGGAACTTTGGTCATCGGTCTGACGCAGAACGGCGACCGCGACATGCGCCAGGCCGCCGCCCAGCTGCACATGTATCGCAGCACCCGCAACATGGCGAAAATGCTGCGCGAGAAGATCATGTCGCTCGCCGGCCGAGGCTAAAGCATCTCCGGGATGCTTAGCCCTCAGCCGCAGCCTTCTCCCGCAGCAGCCGGCGGATGACCTTGCCGGTTGTCGTCAACGGCAATGACTCGACGAATTCCACCTCGCGCGGATATTCGTGCATCGAAAGCCGCATCTTCACCCATTCCCTGATTTCGGCGGCCAGCGCCTCGCTCGGCGAATGACCGGGTGACAGCACGATATAGGCCTTGACGATCTCGGTGCGCACCGCATCGGGTTTGCCGACGGCCGCGGCAAGCTGAACGGCGGGATGGCCGATCAGGCAATCCTCGATCTCGGCCGGGCCGATGCGATATCCGGACGATGTGATGACGTCGTCGTCGCGGCCTTCGAAGGTGACGTAGCCCTCTTCGTCCTGCCGGCCGATGTCGCCGGTAAGCAGCCAGCCGTGGAGAAATTTTCGTTCGGTCGCCGCCGCGTCGTTCCAATAGCCGAGGAACATGACGGGATCGGGACTGGCGATAGCGATCTGACCGGATTCGCCCGCCGGCAGTTCGTCGCCGGCCTCGCTGACGATCGCGACACGATGGCCGGGCACCGCGCGTCCGATAGCGCCGGCCTTGGTGACGCCAAAGGCGGCACTCGACGACAGCACGAAATTGCATTCCGTCTGGCCGTAGAATTCGTTGACGGTGATGCCGAGCGTGCGCTGCGCCCAATCATAGGTCTCGCGGCCGAGTGCTTCTCCCGCCGAGCCGATGGTGCGCAGCACCAGATCATATTTCGACCTGGGGTCGGAAACCGACCGCATCAGCCGAAGCGCCGTCGGTGGAATGAAGGCATTGCGCACCTTCATCTCTGCCATGATCCGATAGGCCATCTCGGCATCGAATTTCTGCGCCGGCGACGAGACCACGGGGACGCCGAGCAGAAGGCTCGGCAGCAACGCGTTGAGCAGCCCGCCGGCCCAGGCCCAGTCGGACGGGGTCCAGACCTTGTCGCCCGCCTTGGGAAACCCTTCATGGGCGAACTGCATGCCAGGGATATGCCCGGGCAGAACACGGTGGCCATGCAATGCGCCCTTGGGCGACCCCGTCGTGCCCGAGGTGAAGATCATCAGCGCCGGATCGTCGGGCGTTGTCTTCTCTCCCTCGAAGACCGGCGCATGCGAGGCGGTCAGATCGGCAAAGGAGAGGGCGTCGGCAGCGTCGCTGACGCTGATCATTTGTCGCAACTCCGGCAGGCGATCGCGGATTTGCCGGACCCGATCAAGGCCGAAATCATTGGTGATGATTGCCGCCGCGCCTGAGATTCTGAGCCGATATTCGAGCGCCTCGACGCCGAACAGCAGTGCCAGTGGCAGGGCGATTGCACCCATTTTATAGATCGCGACGTGCGCAATCACGGTCTCGAAGGACTGGGGCATCAGCAGAGCGACGCGATCGCCGCGCTTAATGCCGAGCGACGCCAGCGCATTGGCGAACATGGTGGAAGTACCGGAAAGCTCGCCATAGGTCAGCGAACGATGATTGCCGTCCGGACTAAAATGCTCCAGACAAACGCGCTCCGGATCTCGCACCGCCCATTCGTCGCTGACGGCGCGGCCGATATTGAAATCCTCCGGAATCCGCCAGGAAAAATCACGGTAGAGATCGCCATAACGATCGAAGGACGGCAGTCGCATAGTCGGATTCCGGTGAAATGCTGCACCAGCTAACACCTTGCGGCGCGGATACGCAAGCTGCAGGGAAAAACGGCAGATCACGCACCAGTGTGCGCATTGTCCGCAGATTGTTCATTCTGCCCCTGCGACTTTCGCGGTTGCGCACTAGATCATGAAACGCCGCGCGGGGTTATCTCAGGTCTTGGAGTTTTTCATGGAATACGTCAAATTCGGAAAGACCGGTCTCGAAGTCTCGAAAATCTGCCTGGGCTGTATGACCTTCGGTGATCCCAGCCGCGGCAATCATGCCTGGAGCCTGCGGGAAGAGGAAAGCCGGACGATGATCAAACAGGCGATCGACCTCGGCATCAATTTCCTCGACACCGCCAATACCTATTCCAACGGTTCCTCGGAGGAGATCGTCGGCCGTGCGATCAAAGACTTCGCCAAGCGCGAGGACATCGTGCTGGCGACCAAGGTGTTCAACCGCATGCGGCCGGGCCCGAACGGCGCCGGTCTGTCACGCAAAGCGATCTTCGACGAGATCGACCACAGCTTGCGCCGTCTCGGCACCGACTATGTCGACCTCTACCAGATCCATCGTTTCGACTATACGACGCCGATCGAGGAAACGCTGGAAGCGCTGCACGACATCGTCAAATCGGGCAAGGCGCGTTATATCGGCGCCTCATCGATGTATGCCTGGCAATTCGCCAAGGCACTCTACATCTCTCGGCTGAACGGCTGGACCGAATTCGTCAGCATGCAGAACCACCTGAACCTGCTTTACCGGGAAGAAGAGCGGGAAATGCTGCCCTTCTGCGAAGACCAGAAGATCGCCGTCATCCCCTGGAGCCCGCTGGCCCGTGGCCGCCTGACCCGCGACTGGGACGAGACGACGGCGCGGAGCGAAACCGACGAATTCGGCAAGACGCTTTACACGCAGTCCGTCGATGCCGACCGCAAAATCGTCAATGCCGTCGCCGAAATCGCCGGAGCCCGCGGCATTTCCCGCGCCCAGGTCGCCACCGCCTGGATCCTGCAGAAGAACGTGGTCACTGCGCCGATCATCGGCGCATCCAAACCGAACCACCTGACGGACGCCGTTGCCTCGCTGTCGGTCAAACTCACCACCGAGGAAATCGCGGCACTCGAAGCGCCCTACATCCCGCACGCCATCGCCGGCTTCAAATAGCCGCCGGCATCTCGATCGGCAGACTGGCGTGGAGAGGGTCGTGCCCTCGGCTTCGGCGCTCGGGACTATCTCCGGCTGGCGGGATCGAGCTGCCGACGCATCGTCACCAGGAACTGCTCGGCAAGTCCCCTGTCCTCGACGGCGCGCGCAAGAATCACGGCACCCATCATCGACGAGAGCGTCGTCGCTGCATTGGCGCGGCGCTCCTCTTCGGTCTCGCCGGGAACGATATCGGCAAGTGTGTCGACCAGTACGGACAACCCATCGCTGAAGGCCGCGCGGACCGCGCCGCGGCTGCGGCTGACCTCCTGAATCAAGGTGGCGAAGACGCAGCTGCCGCCTGGATCGTCAACAGTGCGCCAGTGGATATAATGGTCGAGAAGCGCTTGCAGCGGCCTGTCCGGAGACTCGGCAATATGTTCCTTCCAGCGCCTCTCGACCTTGTCGATCAGATTGCGGCTGACCTCCAGAGCCAGTTCGTCCTTGGAGCCGAAATGGCCGTAGAAGCCGCCATGCGTCAGCCCCGCCGCCTTCATGATGTCGGCGACGCCGACACCGTCGAAACCGTTCTCGCGAAAGAGCACGCCGGCAACAGTGAGGATCCTCTCGCGGTTCTCGGCAAATTTTTCGCGGCTGACCCGCATCTTCATTCTCCAGAAATCGTCGCTTGACAAAATATATGATGTCCATCATGAATAAGCAAGAAATATGATGACCATCATGTAAAATGTTCTGTATCTTCCCCAACCTGAATTCGAATGGAATCCCCTCATGGTTTCAACAGTTCTTGCCTCCTCCCTTGCGCGGCGCAACATTCATTACGGTTGGGTCGTCGTTGCCGCGACCTTTCTGACCATG
It includes:
- a CDS encoding aldo/keto reductase; the encoded protein is MEYVKFGKTGLEVSKICLGCMTFGDPSRGNHAWSLREEESRTMIKQAIDLGINFLDTANTYSNGSSEEIVGRAIKDFAKREDIVLATKVFNRMRPGPNGAGLSRKAIFDEIDHSLRRLGTDYVDLYQIHRFDYTTPIEETLEALHDIVKSGKARYIGASSMYAWQFAKALYISRLNGWTEFVSMQNHLNLLYREEEREMLPFCEDQKIAVIPWSPLARGRLTRDWDETTARSETDEFGKTLYTQSVDADRKIVNAVAEIAGARGISRAQVATAWILQKNVVTAPIIGASKPNHLTDAVASLSVKLTTEEIAALEAPYIPHAIAGFK
- the secA gene encoding preprotein translocase subunit SecA — translated: MVSFGGIARKLFGSSNDRRVRSYQPNVAAINSIEEKTKALTDEQLAAKTVEFRALLAEGKTLDDILIPAFAVVREASRRVLGLRPFDVQLIGGMILHSNAIAEMKTGEGKTLVATLPVYLNALSGKGVHVVTVNDYLAQRDAATMGRVYGFLGMTTGVIVHGLSDEERRAAYACDITYATNNELGFDYLRDNMKYEKNQMVQRGHNFAIVDEVDSILVDEARTPLIISGPLDDRSELYNTIDAFIPLLAPSDYEIDEKQRSANFSEEGTEKLENLLRQAGLLKGNALYDIENVAIVHHINNALKAHKLFQRDKDYIVRNDEVVIIDEFTGRMMPGRRYSEGQHQALEAKEKVQIQPENQTLASITFQNYFRMYDKLAGMTGTAQTEAEEFANIYNLDVVEVPTNLPIKRIDEDDEVYRTFDEKFKAIIDEILDAHKRGQPVLVGTTSIEKSELLAERLRKQGFNDFQVLNARYHEQEAYIVAQAGVPGAVTIATNMAGRGTDIQLGGNLEMRIERELGDVEAGPERDAKVQAIVEEIKTLKEKALAAGGLYVIATERHESRRIDNQLRGRSGRQGDPGRSKFYLSLQDDLMRIFGSDRMDSMLTKLGLKEGEAIVHPWINKALERAQKKVEARNFDIRKNLLKYDDVLNDQRKVIFEQRLELMESTNISETVSDMRREVIEDLVEKHIPERAYAEQWDAVGLKTGVANILNLDLPIEEWFKEEGIGEDDIRERLTQAANAAFTEKAERFGDDIMHYVERSIVMQTLDHLWREHIVNLDHLRSVIGFRGYAQRDPLQEYKSEAFELFTGLLNNLREAVTAQLMRVELVQQAPAEPEPPVMQAHHLDPTTGEDDFAPIYQASEVFVSPENRNPDDPATWGKVGRNEACPCGSGKKYKHCHGAFEQV
- a CDS encoding GNAT family N-acetyltransferase, translating into MVRLPPVTESTDSISNRMIHELAALHFEAPQAEARAEIGRPGRELCLYPGKLGYELQDELDFLSNRAMEPNVFFSGRFLAPAMPRIEDRQVNFALIRDHGAGRSRMRFLLPFSVDRPGFAVGPSIIRGWSNSFGPLGTPLVDSEDAAETLDNFFEGLTVPDLNLPSTLVLPDLRLNGIFVRMLKAVALGRNLPLTVANPYLRPMLQSEEEAPAYLGKTISSSHMREMRRQWRLLEEQGTAVYAVARQPRDVHVRFEEFLAMEAGGWKGKRRSALVTDRYHTAFAREAVSNLAAVDAVRIHTIDLNGKAIAAIVVLMMGGEAYTWKTAYDENYARYSPGKLLMSELTEWHLDDANIVRSDSCAVSDHPIMSRFWQEREEMGTLVIGLTQNGDRDMRQAAAQLHMYRSTRNMAKMLREKIMSLAGRG
- a CDS encoding TetR/AcrR family transcriptional regulator — protein: MRVSREKFAENRERILTVAGVLFRENGFDGVGVADIMKAAGLTHGGFYGHFGSKDELALEVSRNLIDKVERRWKEHIAESPDRPLQALLDHYIHWRTVDDPGGSCVFATLIQEVSRSRGAVRAAFSDGLSVLVDTLADIVPGETEEERRANAATTLSSMMGAVILARAVEDRGLAEQFLVTMRRQLDPASRR
- a CDS encoding AMP-binding protein, which translates into the protein MRLPSFDRYGDLYRDFSWRIPEDFNIGRAVSDEWAVRDPERVCLEHFSPDGNHRSLTYGELSGTSTMFANALASLGIKRGDRVALLMPQSFETVIAHVAIYKMGAIALPLALLFGVEALEYRLRISGAAAIITNDFGLDRVRQIRDRLPELRQMISVSDAADALSFADLTASHAPVFEGEKTTPDDPALMIFTSGTTGSPKGALHGHRVLPGHIPGMQFAHEGFPKAGDKVWTPSDWAWAGGLLNALLPSLLLGVPVVSSPAQKFDAEMAYRIMAEMKVRNAFIPPTALRLMRSVSDPRSKYDLVLRTIGSAGEALGRETYDWAQRTLGITVNEFYGQTECNFVLSSSAAFGVTKAGAIGRAVPGHRVAIVSEAGDELPAGESGQIAIASPDPVMFLGYWNDAAATERKFLHGWLLTGDIGRQDEEGYVTFEGRDDDVITSSGYRIGPAEIEDCLIGHPAVQLAAAVGKPDAVRTEIVKAYIVLSPGHSPSEALAAEIREWVKMRLSMHEYPREVEFVESLPLTTTGKVIRRLLREKAAAEG
- a CDS encoding oligosaccharide flippase family protein, which gives rise to MAVIETAEKLLPAGLRPIGGRTLRMLAAMLTERGEKANARRMALTAFSIRILSAALAFISQIVLARLMGEYEYGIFVFIWVLIVVFGDLSCLGFHTAIVRFLPQYKAAGAFDEIRGLTGTARIFAMLSGTVMLAAGMIGLHFFGDRIESYYLVPIFIGLLAMPMIALGDILEGTSRANHWPVMALSPVYIIRPILIIAFMLIAIAMGAEHTAVTAMQAALVATFVTALGQYGATLLRLRRHYDEGPRKVNFLAWLSVAFPIFLIEGVSFLLTNSDVIIVGIFLEPHDVAVYFAAAKTMALVHFINFSVKAASGPRFSSIIAECDQSQLANAAVDAARWTFWPALVVGLAVLATGHLLLSLFGGAFTSGYLVMAILLAGILAKSLVGPAETLLMMAGKQNLCVALYAGALAANVGLNLALIPHHGIEGTAVATASAMAVEAILLHVAVRRTLGIALFAFASPSAAMPEMRVR